A region of Coturnix japonica isolate 7356 chromosome 15, Coturnix japonica 2.1, whole genome shotgun sequence DNA encodes the following proteins:
- the CCDC117 gene encoding coiled-coil domain-containing protein 117 isoform X1 — translation MAALGRSCQGIPAGPGLEFPQAAAPDRPVLPGDAVGCAQMVGNGNDGGYGSIGVCPPAGFDIASLAALGSYNEAVAVPPVGSFTPAPNPQQNHSRVSVRCGKKHKLEEESEGCPVKKKRMTGTKNSPLNPSTEEWILCAGQQAAGEVATSQYGGSQPESAMLEIPCEEMEQTMGEQQCEVARRKLQEIEDRIIDEDEEVHADGNVSNLPTLILSDTLKKGMKRDFGEVLTKKIIESMSRPSMELVLWKPLPEFLTDKLKPVSVKNFRQQSTEGCQAKESTPRAAFDPQTETFPQSQQTAMSPDPYASVEISGCVEEEMEL, via the exons ATGGCGGCGCTGGGCAGGTCCTGTCAGGGCATCCCCGCGGGTCCCGGGCTGGAGTTCCCTCAGGCCGCGGCTCCTGACCGCCCCGTCCTGCCCGGGGACGCCGTGGGCTGCGCGCAGATGGTGGGGAACGGGAACGACGGAGGATACGGCTCTATCGGAGTGTGTCCGCCCGCTGGGTTCGATATCGCCTCGTTGGCCGCGCTCGGGAGTTACAACGAAGCCGTGGCCGTGCCCCCCGTGGGATCCTTCACGCCAGCGCCGAACCCGCAGCAGAACCACAGCCG TGTCTCTGTTCGATGTGGAAAGAAGCACAAGCTCGAAGAAGAGTCAGAAGG tTGTCCCGTGAAGAAGAAGAGAATGACAGGAACCAAAAACTCCCCTTTGAATCCCAGCACCGAAGAGTGGATTCTCTGTGCAggtcagcaggcagctggggagGTAGCAACAAGTCAATATGGTGGCAGCCAGCCTGAAAGTGCCATGTTAGAAATCCCCTGTGAAGAGATGGAGCAGACAATGGGGGAGCAGCAATGCGAGGTTGCTCGCAGGAAGCTTCAGGAAATTGAGGACAG GATAAttgatgaagatgaggaagtTCATGCTGATGGAAATGTTAGCAATCTGCCCACTCTTATCCTGTCAGATACCCTTAAAAAAGGGATGAAGAGGGATTTTGGTGAAGTcctgacaaagaaaataatagagtCTAT GAGCCGTCCTTCTATGGAGCTGGTGCTTTGGAAACCACTTCCTGAATTTCTCACAGATAAACTGAAGCCTGTTTCTGTTAAGAACTTcagacagcagagcactgaaGGGTGTCAAGCTAAAGAGTCAACACCAAGAGCTGCTTTTGACCCACAGACTGAAACATTCCCCCAATCACAACAGACTGCCATGTCTCCAGATCCATATGCCAGCGTGGAAATCTCTGGATGTgtagaagaagaaatggagctTTAG
- the CCDC117 gene encoding coiled-coil domain-containing protein 117 isoform X2 — protein sequence MAALGRSCQGIPAGPGLEFPQAAAPDRPVLPGDAVGCAQMVGNGNDGGYGSIGVCPPAGFDIASLAALGSYNEAVAVPPVGSFTPAPNPQQNHSRVSVRCGKKHKLEEESEGCPVKKKRMTGTKNSPLNPSTEEWILCAGQQAAGEVATSQYGGSQPESAMLEIPCEEMEQTMGEQQCEVARRKLQEIEDRSRPSMELVLWKPLPEFLTDKLKPVSVKNFRQQSTEGCQAKESTPRAAFDPQTETFPQSQQTAMSPDPYASVEISGCVEEEMEL from the exons ATGGCGGCGCTGGGCAGGTCCTGTCAGGGCATCCCCGCGGGTCCCGGGCTGGAGTTCCCTCAGGCCGCGGCTCCTGACCGCCCCGTCCTGCCCGGGGACGCCGTGGGCTGCGCGCAGATGGTGGGGAACGGGAACGACGGAGGATACGGCTCTATCGGAGTGTGTCCGCCCGCTGGGTTCGATATCGCCTCGTTGGCCGCGCTCGGGAGTTACAACGAAGCCGTGGCCGTGCCCCCCGTGGGATCCTTCACGCCAGCGCCGAACCCGCAGCAGAACCACAGCCG TGTCTCTGTTCGATGTGGAAAGAAGCACAAGCTCGAAGAAGAGTCAGAAGG tTGTCCCGTGAAGAAGAAGAGAATGACAGGAACCAAAAACTCCCCTTTGAATCCCAGCACCGAAGAGTGGATTCTCTGTGCAggtcagcaggcagctggggagGTAGCAACAAGTCAATATGGTGGCAGCCAGCCTGAAAGTGCCATGTTAGAAATCCCCTGTGAAGAGATGGAGCAGACAATGGGGGAGCAGCAATGCGAGGTTGCTCGCAGGAAGCTTCAGGAAATTGAGGACAG GAGCCGTCCTTCTATGGAGCTGGTGCTTTGGAAACCACTTCCTGAATTTCTCACAGATAAACTGAAGCCTGTTTCTGTTAAGAACTTcagacagcagagcactgaaGGGTGTCAAGCTAAAGAGTCAACACCAAGAGCTGCTTTTGACCCACAGACTGAAACATTCCCCCAATCACAACAGACTGCCATGTCTCCAGATCCATATGCCAGCGTGGAAATCTCTGGATGTgtagaagaagaaatggagctTTAG
- the XBP1 gene encoding X-box-binding protein 1 codes for MAALRGAPRLLLVPGDAAEPAPGRRLSVVLPAGAPPGPTEAPPPARKRQRLTHLSPEEKALRRKLKNRVAAQSARDRKKARMTELEQQVVELEEENQRLLRENQRLREQTGSLAMENQELRCRLGLDALKTEPECEAMDVKESKVDDIRLVTGSAESAALRLRVPLQQVQAQLSPFLTTSTWILMAVTLQILSLISCSAFWTVWTQKYFSNVLIQNHPAWKSWRKRCVEKQIPYRPPPLPLWGPHQLSWKPLMNS; via the exons ATGGCGGCGCTGCGCGGAGCCCCGCGGCTACTCCTTGTCCCGGGCGATGCGGCCGAACCCGCTCCAGGCCGCCGTCTGTCCGTCGTGCTGCCCGCAGGGGCCCCTCCAGGCCCTACGGAAGCTCCGCCGCCTGCCCGCAAACGGCAGCGCCTCACCCACCtgagccctgaggagaaggCCCTGCGCAG GAAACTGAAGAACCGAGTGGCGGCTCAGAGCGCACGGGATAGGAAGAAAGCGAGGATGACGGAACTGGAGCAGCAGGtggtggagctggaggaggag AACCAGCGGTTATTGAGGGAGAACCAACGGCTGAGGGAGCAGACCGGCAGCCTGGCCATGGAGAACCAGGAGCTTCGCTGCCGCCTGGGGTTGGACGCTTTGAAGACAGAGCCGGAGTGTGAGGCTATG GATGTGAAGGAATCCAAGGTGGATGACATCAGGTTGGTGACCGGGTCCGCTGAGTCCGCAGCACTCAGACTACGTGTTCCTCTGCAGCAGGTACAGGCCCAGCTGTCACCATTTCTGACAACCTCCACATGGATTCTGATGGCTGTGACTCTTCAGATTCTGAG TCTGATCTCCTGTTCGGCTTTCTGGACAGTCTGGACccagaaatatttctcaaatGTGCTGATTCAGAATCATCCAGCCTGGAAAAGCTGGAGGAAGAGAtgtgtggaaaaacaaattccATACCGacctccccctctccctctctgGGGTCCCCATCAGCTAAGCTGGAAGCCATTAATGAACTCATAA